In Streptomyces hawaiiensis, one genomic interval encodes:
- a CDS encoding NADH:flavin oxidoreductase, producing MTLAASASRAAEILSRPVTLGGLTVPNRIAMAPMTRMFSPGGVPGEDVVSYYARRAAAGVGLIVTEGTYVGHDSAGQSDRVPRFHGEEQLAGWAKVAEAVHAAGGTIVPQLWHIGMVRNQGEPPVADAPAVGPSGLRIGATEPTGKAMTQADIDAVIGAFAEAAAAAERIGFDGVELHGAHGYLLDQFLWEGTNRRTDAYGGDRVARAKLSEEIVAAVRETVSADFPVIFRYSQWKQEAYDARLAETPEELEAILTPLAAAGVDAFHASTRRYWVPEFDDSDLNLAGWTKKLTGKPTITVGSVGLNGGDFLKSFQGHGAEVGDLDNLLDRFERDEFEMVAVGRALLQDPDWARKVLDGRLEDLAPYNPVSLKTLS from the coding sequence GTGACTCTCGCCGCCTCCGCTTCCCGCGCCGCCGAAATCCTGTCCCGGCCCGTAACGCTGGGCGGCCTGACCGTTCCGAACCGGATCGCGATGGCGCCGATGACCCGCATGTTCTCCCCGGGCGGTGTGCCCGGCGAGGACGTCGTCTCGTACTACGCGCGCCGCGCCGCCGCCGGAGTCGGCCTGATCGTCACCGAGGGCACCTACGTCGGCCACGACTCGGCCGGGCAGAGCGACCGTGTGCCGCGGTTCCACGGGGAGGAGCAGCTCGCGGGCTGGGCGAAGGTCGCCGAGGCGGTGCACGCCGCGGGCGGCACGATCGTGCCGCAGCTGTGGCACATCGGCATGGTCCGCAACCAGGGCGAGCCGCCCGTCGCCGACGCCCCGGCCGTCGGCCCCTCCGGCCTGCGCATCGGCGCGACCGAGCCCACCGGCAAGGCCATGACCCAGGCCGACATCGACGCCGTCATCGGCGCGTTCGCCGAGGCCGCGGCCGCCGCCGAGCGCATCGGCTTCGACGGTGTCGAACTGCACGGCGCCCACGGCTACCTGCTCGACCAGTTCCTCTGGGAGGGCACCAACCGCCGCACCGACGCCTACGGCGGCGACCGGGTCGCCCGCGCCAAGCTCTCGGAGGAGATCGTCGCGGCCGTCCGCGAGACCGTCTCCGCCGACTTCCCCGTCATCTTCCGCTACTCCCAGTGGAAGCAGGAGGCCTACGACGCCCGCCTCGCCGAGACCCCGGAGGAGCTGGAGGCCATCCTGACCCCGCTCGCCGCCGCCGGCGTCGACGCCTTCCACGCCTCCACCCGCCGCTACTGGGTCCCGGAGTTCGACGACTCCGACCTCAACCTGGCCGGCTGGACCAAGAAGCTCACCGGCAAGCCCACCATCACCGTCGGCTCGGTCGGCCTGAACGGAGGGGACTTCCTCAAGTCCTTCCAGGGCCACGGCGCCGAGGTCGGCGACCTCGACAACCTCCTCGACCGCTTCGAGCGCGACGAGTTCGAGATGGTCGCCGTCGGCCGCGCCCTGCTCCAGGACCCCGACTGGGCCCGCAAGGTGCTCGACGGCCGCCTTGAGGACCTCGCGCCGTACAACCCCGTGTCGCTGAAGACCCTCAGCTGA